Below is a window of Calditrichota bacterium DNA.
AAGCGGGCCAACAACATAGCCGCCGGAATTTATCATCGGCGAGCCGGAAGAGCCCGGTTCCATCATGCCGTTGTCGATATGTGTCAGCCAATGCGTGTTGGGACCTTGGCCGTTCCAGTCCGAGCTGGTCGCGGGATCGTAATCTTCATGTCCCTTCTTCACGTCTGCCGCCGGATGGTGGATGCCGTAAGAACTTCCCGCGGCGACATCGGCGCGGTACCAACCCATATAAGCCGGAATGTAAGGAGTATTTGGCCGCGGACGCGAAAGGCGCAGCAGTGCGTGATCCGTCAATGCATGTGACATGAGCAGCGTCGCGTTCGCCACGACAAAACTGCCACTGCCGTTTGTAGTCGGCGAACAAGCGGGGCTCTCATAGTTGAAATAAAAGAGCCAGTTGTTCTGATTTCCGTTCAAACAATGGTTCGCCGTCAGGAACAACGGATCGCCGTTTTGCAGCGTGTTGTTGAGCATCGTCCCCGAGCATGCGCCGCCCATCGGATCGATCACCATGGCCACAGCGCGCTTCTCTTCCTGCATGTAGCCGAAACAATTGATATTGATCATGCATGGCATCGAATCACCAAAATTATCGAGCGCGTCCCGGTCGCGCGCTTCACGGTCGTGAAAATGACGGTAGCCGTGCAGCACACGCATCACGGACAACTCGCCGATATCTTCCTGATCCGCGGGGACAACGTACTCGAGCGTGACCGCTTCGCCTTGCACAATCGGTGTGACATTTGTCCCGTCCCAGTTGTCGATAGACGTATAGGGACCGAAAACCATGGAGTGATCGTCGTTGTAGATATACAGTTCGCACGGTTTGACGATGCGCCATTGATCATAGACCAGCCACGTGTCCGTGGCGTTGGGTGAGACGATTCTCAATCTCCAAACACGAGACCCATCGGGAAGCGTCTCCCACGTGCCGGAATTGTTCAGATTGTAGCTGACTTCCTGCGGTCGCGCGATTTGCGCCGGAGGAATTGTTCCGTCCGCATTTTCTAAACGGTAGTTTGTTTCGTCTTCAATCAAGAGCGACCGGTTGTCCATCGACGGAAGCGTCACAGTTTGCGGAGCGGGTACTGAATACTGTGAGCTTGGCGGCTGAACAGGCTCTTGAACAGATTGCAATTGAGCAAAAGTTTCAGGCAGGGCAAGACACAGAAGCACGATCATGACGAAAACATGAACCAACTTTTTCATACCTGCTCCATTCGGCTTAGAACGCACGAACGCGCCGCCCAAAAGGGACGACGCGCTATCCAAGAAAAATTACTCCAACCAATATGACAATTTACGTCAATTTTTGTGTCCGGTCAATAATCCACTATTCTTTTTAATATTTCAGAATTCCGACTTCCGGCTCTTAACTATTTGAAAAAATTCACCGAGCGCTCTCGCTCACACTTCCCAAACCGAGTCTTCCTCCATCCGTCCGGTTATGGGACATAACCTGCCCGAACTGCGAAGAAGGCCAAGTCCCCGGGCAGATTCAGGCAGCCTGCGCATGTGAAAGAGGTCGTACTCACCTCCGCAACCATGTTTGCCGCGTCCACGATGTTGTTTCCGTCCAATGACCTGTACACGTAGTAGGTGTTGGCATTTTGAACGGGATACCAGCGAAGTTCCGCCGTTCCGCTTGTTGCATCAAGGCTGATCGTGAGTCCGTGCGGCGGAACTATGACAAGCTCAGAACATGGAACTCCGCTGACATCCAACTCGAAATTTCCGCTCGCGCTGCCGTAGCCCTCGAGGATGATGGCATAGGTCACTCCCGCAAACGCAGGAAACACCACTTGGCTTTGTGCACCGCAATAGTCGTCGTTGCAAGCGATGTTCGCGATATGGTTCATGCATGAGCTGACTTGAAAAACGAAAAGTTCCGTGTCATAGTCCGAGCCGCATGCCGATACGGTTATGCTCCGGTCGCAAGCAAGCTGCAGCAAGTAGATAACTTCAGGCGAGTTATTTGTCGCACAGCCTGCCGTGTTGAAATTATTGGTCGCGAAGACCGTGCTGCCAGACGTGTGAAACGGCAACGTCGTAATCGTTTGAAAATCCGGTTGGCCGCATGAATCATTCGGCGGCGCACTCGGTTGCCAAAAGTTTGTCGTGGCTGCGCCTGAGTCGTTTGGGTCGAGCCAATCGCTCAACCGGGTGTCTGACGTTCCGCCGCCTGTCCAGGCATAAGCAAGTTTACCATAAACGGCCTGAAGACTCCGGTCGCAGGCCGGTGACGATCCGCCGTGCAGTTCTCCGACGACGCGGCCCTCTTGATTGAACATCGGCGAGCCCGATGAACCGGGTTCGGAAACTCCACTGCTGACAAAGGTCCGCCAATGTGAATTGGGCCACAAGCCGTTCCACGTGCTGCTGAGTGCCGCGCCGTTAGCTTCGAGGGCCTTTTTCACGTCGCCGCGAGGATGATGTATTCCGTAGGAACTCGTCGCCGGAGCGTCGCTGCGATTCCATCCCATGAAAGCTGGAACAAAGCCCGCAGCGGGGCGAGGTGTCGACAAACGCAACAGCGCGTGGTCGGATTCTTCGTGAGACATCAACAAACTCGCGTTGGCTACGACGTTGGCCAGCGTGCCGTTTTGATTGGGAGTGCAAGTTGGGCTTTCGTAGTTAAAATAGAACAGCCAATTCGACACGTTGCCGTTGATGCAATGAAAAGCCGTTTGCAGCAAGGGATCACCGTTCTGCAACGTGTTGTTCAACAGAGTGCCTGTACAGGTGCCGCCCCACGGATCGACGATCATCGCCACGGCGTTCTTTTCTTCCTGCATGTAGCCGAAGCAGTTGACATTGATTTCGCACTCGAGCGCGTCGCCGAAACCATCCAGTGCGTTGCGCTCGCGCGCATCCGGATCGTGAAAATACCTGTAGCCGTGCAGCACTCGCATGACGGACAACTCACCGACGTCTTCTTGATTTGCCGGAACAACATATTCGAGCGTGACGGCGTCACCTGCGACAATCGGTGTGACGTTGGTGCCGTCCCAGTTGTCGGTACAAGTATAAGGTCCGAACACCATAGTGAGGTCGTCAGTATAAACAAAAAGCTCGCAGGGTTTCGCGATGCGCCACCGGTCATACACGAGCCACGTGTCCGTGGCGCCGGGTGAAACGATGCGCAACCGCCAAATCCGCGAGCCGTCGGGAAGCGTTTCCCACGTACCGGAGTTTGTCAAAGAGAAATTTACTTCCTGCGGTCGCGCGATTTGCGCCGATGGAGTAAGACCTTCGGAAAAGGCCGCCTGATAATTTGCTTCATCTTCAAGCAGCAGCGAGCGATTGTTCAGTTCAGGAAGTGTCGCGGTTTGCGGAGCGACAACCGCAAACTGAGAACTGGGCGGCAACACGGGTTCTTGAACCGAACTAAACTGACCCAATGAAACCGAGAAACACAGGCACAACAGCACAAACACAGTCATCATTCTTACAAGCGTAATCATCATCGCCCCTTTGTCCATCAGAGAGCAAACGCGCCGTCTCACAGGACGACGCGCTGCCATAGCACATTACTCATCCATTCATATAATGTAGTAGAATTCTGATGAGCGGTCAATCATTTCCTAACCTTAGCAATTGTTTCGATTCTCCAACACGAAAACTCTAACCCCTTGATAACAGTTCACTCGGAGTCCCACCTCATGATCCTCCAAACTCGATCCCACCCCGTTTCCCTCCTCAGTGCTCCCGACAAGTCTACTCAGCTTGAGTTGATCAACCACCTGCCGAATCCGCCACTGGTGCCATTGACCGCCGAGCAAATTCACGTGCGCCGCTGCCGTCTGGCGGGCGATGCCGTCGACGGCCATTTCGGATGTTTTCGCACAAGCGATCTCGAGCACGTGCTCGAGTTGACCAACGGTGCGCCCGCGCTGATCGGACACAACCGCTATTCGATTGCCGTCGCGAGATTCTTCGGCGGCACACTCGAAACTCATTTGAACAGCCGCTACATCGTGCCGAATTTCTACTGGCCAAAAGCGCACAGCGGCGCGGAGGATTTCCGCGTCCTGCTCGACAGCGGCATCATCACCGAAGCCTCGATCGCGTTCACGTTTGAAAAACCGGCGTGCTCAGTGTGCGGTCACGACATCCGCGACTGCGAGCACGACCCCGG
It encodes the following:
- a CDS encoding trypsin-like peptidase domain-containing protein yields the protein MAARRPVRRRVCSLMDKGAMMITLVRMMTVFVLLCLCFSVSLGQFSSVQEPVLPPSSQFAVVAPQTATLPELNNRSLLLEDEANYQAAFSEGLTPSAQIARPQEVNFSLTNSGTWETLPDGSRIWRLRIVSPGATDTWLVYDRWRIAKPCELFVYTDDLTMVFGPYTCTDNWDGTNVTPIVAGDAVTLEYVVPANQEDVGELSVMRVLHGYRYFHDPDARERNALDGFGDALECEINVNCFGYMQEEKNAVAMIVDPWGGTCTGTLLNNTLQNGDPLLQTAFHCINGNVSNWLFYFNYESPTCTPNQNGTLANVVANASLLMSHEESDHALLRLSTPRPAAGFVPAFMGWNRSDAPATSSYGIHHPRGDVKKALEANGAALSSTWNGLWPNSHWRTFVSSGVSEPGSSGSPMFNQEGRVVGELHGGSSPACDRSLQAVYGKLAYAWTGGGTSDTRLSDWLDPNDSGAATTNFWQPSAPPNDSCGQPDFQTITTLPFHTSGSTVFATNNFNTAGCATNNSPEVIYLLQLACDRSITVSACGSDYDTELFVFQVSSCMNHIANIACNDDYCGAQSQVVFPAFAGVTYAIILEGYGSASGNFELDVSGVPCSELVIVPPHGLTISLDATSGTAELRWYPVQNANTYYVYRSLDGNNIVDAANMVAEVSTTSFTCAGCLNLPGDLAFFAVRAGYVP